The Primulina tabacum isolate GXHZ01 chromosome 1, ASM2559414v2, whole genome shotgun sequence genome contains the following window.
gcctggcttgagctcggctcgttttcgagctcgtaaAACATAAAATTGAGCTCAAGTTTGAACTTGATTCGagtttgttaaaaattaaatatttttataaactaattttaaatcagacataaaaatgtaaatacattcataaataaccaaaatgacacaaataagggttaaaaaacataaatcaatatattattgaaGATTCCAATAATACatctaaaatatttatcatacactgatatcatcatataaataataatgaaataatttcacCTTTTTAATACTTTAACTAAGTCTGGTGAGAAAGTAGGGATGACGTCAAAGAATCCATTAAAATCAGGAATTACCAAATCATCTTCAATAACAACTAGTCAAGTATCCTGCAAAGTTCATAATAACAttaatactaatatttttatttgtcttgtcttcaactccttccattgacattagtactaatatttttatttgtcaactcaacaaatgagtcaAACTCAAGCGTATGAGCCacctaaacgagccgagctcgagctcgcgagcctattatcaaacatgtttgcgagctcacGAGCCGAGTATCTTTAggtttgagcttggtttgattaatTTTTCGAGCTCGAAATCGAGCTTGAGCTTgacttgatatgattaacaaacgaaCTCAAACGAACTTTTTATCGAACCGAGCTTCGACTAGCTCGCAAatatttggttcatttacatccctaagtTTAACGTTTTCGTTGCTGGTTGGATTTTGACCTGTCGTTGGGTTAATTTATGAGCACATAAACTACAACTGTCGGATTTTAGTTGGATTGACAAAATATTACGTTAGATCTTATTATCatctataattatatttttttaaatttaaatcatttcgaataatttttaaaatatattaaatttttagaacaataaaaaaattaatataaaaattaacaaattaaaaattgtaaaataataaaatattataaataatttatcataaCATTATTAACTTATaaaaataacatcaactttATACTAATAATTTTCTGCATTctattaaaataatatcattCAAAAAACATATTATAATTATCATCATAATAGAAAAATCATTTATAGATACATGTAGATTCCTATCTATCTCTATAATTGAAAATCTTCATATTTGATTATCTATTTACTTAATTGAGCGTGCCATAACCCCATCCATTCGGATCGGATATGAGATTATTCGTCGGGCTCAGGAGAAATTATACACTATCTCTTTAAACAAGTGacaattaatttgatttatatttttttatacaaaaaaatgagatattaatctgtaatttttttaaaataaattttaaaaaaataagaaaaataatccAAATAGGGACTACAACTTTCGCTTAGGAAATAgatattttattcattaaggCACAGTTGTGCATTATATACTTCAcactttattaatatatttattaattataaaaacaaaacatgacacaaaattttttggctttattataaataaatttaataatagtaatagattaacataaaaatatgtaatattagtttcaaaaatatacaaacttttatttttagttctaataattacaaatgtattaaaataaattaaaaaaattaagattgTATTTTATAAAAGGAAGAACACTATCAAACTTGCCattctaaattttaaaatttcaaaataacttTATGTAATCTTTATTCAgcctattttaaaatatatatatatatttatttgagtAGGttttcttgtgagacagtctccgtatttttatttatgagatGAGTCAAtcatgttcatatttacaattaaatttaaaacttttgacataaaaagtaatattttttgggaagacccaaatatgatatatatCTTATAAAATTGTCTAATGAGACTGTTTCACgtgaatttttatatatttattatcaaCAAATAAAAACGTAAACTAAAATTTTTTTCCCTAAATATTTGTAGGTCTTGAGAGAGCATTCTATAGGCGTTTTTCCCTTTATATTTGTAGGTTTTCCACTAACTGTGGTTGATTTCGCTGTAACGAGCAGTTGGagaaatttacattttggtcTTTCTaacttgtgttttttttttttttagtttatcTATGATTTAATTTATAGTTTTAATGTGGTCTGAAATTTGCTTAGTTgatgaaaaatgaattttttaattttggtTTTTAGTGAATAATCAGTCCATGTAGTTTTTTTTAACCATACTTaagcaaataaaataaaaaagaaaaatcaaaatgtacatgagtttaaaaataaaattaacaataaattaataaaatatccaTACTCCGTAACTATAACTTGAAATCATCATCTTTCTCGGTGGACTttgcttttattgtgaatatacgtaggattgactcgtctcacagataaagattcgtgagatcgtctcacaagagacctactctttcaAAATTACTTGCttgtgtttttttgttttttgttttaaaaaaaacatgtgcTATTTTGCTATCAAAAACCAAGATTTTCAGCTAAACAATTTCTGAtggttaattttaatttttgaaaaaaaagatcgaaattggaaaaaatgaaaatatatatacaaagaCTATTGATTGAACaatactaaaaatataattttcccaTCAAGATCTgctaaaaatttatattatttttgttcacTTGAAAAATTGAACACATAAATGCATTACGCCTTAAGAGCAAGATTCTGAAAAGTGGGAAGTGTAACGAAATGTTAAAATTAAGCTTCAAAATTTACAAATGTAAACGGTTTGGTATAAAATATAAAGCGAATAATGTTTTTTCTTGTATCGTTGACAaatgacattttttttaattacaacTCACGCGGGTGGAGGAATCGAACTCGGAGAACCGACTAATCCGATAAAGGGCGAGACTATTGGACTACAACACGATTTTGTCGTTAATATCAATACAATACgattatattataaatttgtgAGCCACCTTTATTTATGAGGATAAACACTTCACTCAACCACACGGTGAGTTGCAACTGCGAGGAGAGGAGTAGCTCTACCAACGGCAACCCCAGGTCTTTCCCTCATGTCTAAATCCTTCCCAAGAACTCCATTAGCCAATTCCCAGTCAAATTTATGCACAATGTTTGCCAACACAAACTCGTTATTAGCCATGGCAAATGAAATCCCTGGACAACCCCTCCTCCCAGCTCCGAACGGGATCAACTTGAAATCCATGCCCTTGAAATCTATTGCAGAATTCAAGAATCTCTCTGGCTTAAACTTTTCGGGTTCGTCCCAACAATCGGGATCTCTACCGATGGCCCAAGCGTTAATCATCACCATCGTCCCGCCCATTACGTCGTATCCATTTATCTCCACATCTTCGCGAGCGATACGTGGCACGAGCATGGGGATTGGAGTGTGGAAACGAAGAGTTTCTTTGATCACAGCTTTCAAAAAATGCATTTTCTCCAAGTCATCATCTGttatttgttgtctttctttAAGGATCCCTCTTACTTCATCTTGCAATTTCTTCATGACTGCAGGGTGTCGTAGGAGCTCTGTCATAGCCCATTCTAGAACCGTCGCAGTTGTATCGGTCCCGGCAACAAAAACATCCTaagaataacaaaaaaaaacaatatatttGCATTAAACATTTAGTTTATAGTTAAGTCGTTCACGGAAACTTTTATCTTTGGATTTGCGTTTACTTCAACACTAAACTTACATCTAaaatcaacatttaaaaaatttatgaacCCAAACAAACTTAATCGAGAATTGGAAAATTACCAAAATTATAGCTTTGATACTATCTCTGTCAATGGAGACTCCGGTAGTATTATTATTCATTAAAATCCCAAGTAAAATATCGACGAAGTTATCTCCAGCACCAGTACTAATTATTTCCTGGCCCTTTTTCAAGCGTTCTTGAATCACTGCTTCCAGGAAATAATCCATTTCTTTGGCAACTTTATTCATTCTCGATTCGAACCCATTGATCCAATCGACCCATGAAAGCCATGGAATGAAATTCCCAACTGTATTACCCTGCAAAACCACcaaaaattctttcaaaagcaTCAAGAATCTCTCCCCTTTTTCCCCTTCACTGTACTTCCTACCAAAAGCTGATCTACACACGATATCATTAGTTATCCCAACGAACATCCCACTCAAATTGACCACACCACGTGAAGAATCTCTTATCTTTCTCACCATGATTCCAGTTTCTTCCTCCCTTATGAAGTGAAAAGACTGAACCCTTTTGTTGCTGAGAAGCTGAAGCACGCAGATGCTTTTCAACTGCCGCCAGTATTCGCCGTACGGCGACACCGATATGTCCTTACAGTTGTAGAGCAGCCGCCTGTTGACGCTGGAATCAGGCCTGTCTGCAAATTTCAGATCATGTGTCTTCATGATCTCTTTAGCTGCATCTGCCGATGAAACGACGAGCGTGGGCACGCTGCCTAAGTGAAGAAGCATGAGTGGGCCATGTTTCTTGGCTAAGGATTGGAGATTTCGGTGAGGCAACTTGCCCAGTAGGTGAAGATTTCCCAGTATTGGTAATCTTGAAGGGGATGGAGGTAAGTTCCATTTCTTGCCAACCGTTTTGCGAAACCAGCGATTTCCAACGAAGAAGCTTAGTATGATAAAGAACAAGGAGAAAAGAGCAGATTGGATTATGAAGAGATGCGACGCAAATATTTCATACATTCTGTATATTTACAAGGTACGAGTTGTGTGTGCACGAgtagctatatatatatatatatattaaagagGCACAGCACCGCctaatcaatattttttattattatcgtATTTTTATTCCTGACCAAACCAAATTAATATAATTGTTTGTaactctctcacacacacacacacacatatatatatatatattaaataaatcatatgcgACATATCCGACCAATCCGTGAGTATTTCTGCAATgtgtaggtctcttgtgaaacgatattacgaatttttatatgtgagatatGTCAactctaccaatattcacaataaaaagtaatacttttagcataaaaaataatactttttaattgataacccaaataaaatatccgtctcacaaaatacaactcgtgagaccgtctcacacaactTTTTGTCATCTATATACTCTTATGTATCATATTTCATTCACTCATTCGAACCCTCAACATCTTATTTCTGGAATGTACGTACAAGAGTAGGTGTTGACAAATTCAAAGTGTTCCCCACTAAATgatgttatattttaaaattattattagttattatattaaatttcttttataaaatatattaacagATTTTGCGTCCGAAGATGTAAGAAATATCGTGGTTTGGACTCTTATCATCTTCGCAAAACTAAACAAAAATGTCACAATTTAAATTTTTGTAAGCTTCATCCACAATTAAATAACGTAacgtaaaaataatttattatcatcaatttcattcaAGTAATAGATTGTTTTTTAGTTAAAGTGTATTTTTTTTTCCGGGAAACACATGTTATTTGTTTATTAAAGTTAGGGGCGaggaaaaatatcaaaaatttcgGTATGTCACACTTATCTCATGGAGTGGATAAACACTTGGTCGATTAGATTGAAAAACGATGTAATCAATCTTTTGGAGTAgtgaaaatgaaatgaaattagGTACCCAATCCTTTCAATGATTGTCAAGGATATTTCATCCATTTTGGACTAACTTGAAgagtaaaattatatttatgtttacttatttcaattctaatttttttaattaaatttagtttTTAACTTTTACAGTTCTTTTGAGACGAAGGAGTTTCAACAAAATTATAGTTAGTAAGAccatatttatgtttatttgtttAAATCCTAATATTTGTAAAATTTAGTCTTTAAATCTGCAGGTCTTTTGAGATGTTGGAGTTTCAAAAAAATTACAGGACATGACGCTATTTTTTGCAACtaacttatatttttttataataacaaTTTGTTATATATTTGATGTAGCACTTTTGTTTTGAGCATACTCATGCTTATcttgtatgttttttttttttaaagttactCTTTAGAAACGTAGATATTATAAAGTTCTATTGTTCGATATGTGACTGCCAACTAaaattgagtaggtctcttctgagacagtctcacaaatatttatctgtgagacgcgtCAAGCCTACATATCTATAGGAAACTTATTTTGTTTtgtctttttttgttttttgtttatttatggTCAGAAGATATTTTGTTATTATTGTAATGAGAATTACAcgattttgttttaattttttttggtaaaaacGGTATCATATCGATATCGTACCG
Protein-coding sequences here:
- the LOC142550781 gene encoding cytochrome P450 71A8-like, translated to MYEIFASHLFIIQSALFSLFFIILSFFVGNRWFRKTVGKKWNLPPSPSRLPILGNLHLLGKLPHRNLQSLAKKHGPLMLLHLGSVPTLVVSSADAAKEIMKTHDLKFADRPDSSVNRRLLYNCKDISVSPYGEYWRQLKSICVLQLLSNKRVQSFHFIREEETGIMVRKIRDSSRGVVNLSGMFVGITNDIVCRSAFGRKYSEGEKGERFLMLLKEFLVVLQGNTVGNFIPWLSWVDWINGFESRMNKVAKEMDYFLEAVIQERLKKGQEIISTGAGDNFVDILLGILMNNNTTGVSIDRDSIKAIILDVFVAGTDTTATVLEWAMTELLRHPAVMKKLQDEVRGILKERQQITDDDLEKMHFLKAVIKETLRFHTPIPMLVPRIAREDVEINGYDVMGGTMVMINAWAIGRDPDCWDEPEKFKPERFLNSAIDFKGMDFKLIPFGAGRRGCPGISFAMANNEFVLANIVHKFDWELANGVLGKDLDMRERPGVAVGRATPLLAVATHRVVE